A portion of the Paenibacillus sp. PvR098 genome contains these proteins:
- a CDS encoding acyl-CoA thioesterase: MEQRYVKESRCYKTSRVFPTDVNNHNTLFGGKLMAYIDDIASIAASKHCRRNVVTASTDSVDFLSPVQTTDSVCLESFVTWTGRSSMEVFVKVITEDLITGERSIAATSFLTFVALDDNKKPVVIPAVIPETEEEIRLHETAVHRAEMRRLRREDSKKFADYLTMSFPWESHS, from the coding sequence ATGGAACAAAGATATGTGAAGGAATCCAGATGCTACAAAACATCCCGAGTGTTTCCGACGGATGTCAATAATCACAATACGCTGTTTGGCGGAAAGCTGATGGCATATATCGATGACATCGCTTCTATCGCGGCTTCCAAGCACTGCCGTAGAAACGTCGTTACGGCTTCGACGGACTCTGTCGACTTTTTGTCACCTGTTCAAACCACGGATTCGGTATGCTTGGAATCATTCGTAACCTGGACTGGCAGAAGCTCTATGGAGGTCTTTGTTAAGGTCATCACCGAGGATCTGATAACGGGAGAACGCTCGATTGCCGCGACTTCATTCCTTACTTTCGTGGCGCTCGATGACAATAAGAAGCCCGTCGTCATCCCAGCAGTCATTCCCGAAACGGAAGAGGAGATAAGGCTTCACGAAACGGCTGTGCACCGTGCCGAGATGCGCCGATTGCGCAGAGAAGACAGTAAAAAATTTGCGGACTACCTCACGATGAGCTTTCCATGGGAATCGCATTCATAA
- a CDS encoding DUF3055 domain-containing protein: MMDFDYLYDGTEETKTRFVCFVGDSLRRFDLAITTTNRFYGKKMVTDLQSGRTAVIGPDDLEAEGYLEHVYKVNEEEAAELTIFLSEIVGPVNFTDI; the protein is encoded by the coding sequence ATCATGGATTTTGATTATTTATACGACGGTACGGAGGAAACGAAAACAAGGTTCGTTTGTTTTGTCGGAGATTCGCTGCGGAGATTCGACTTGGCCATCACAACCACGAACCGTTTCTACGGAAAGAAGATGGTCACGGATTTGCAATCCGGCCGCACGGCTGTTATCGGGCCGGACGATCTGGAGGCAGAAGGCTATTTGGAGCACGTATACAAGGTCAATGAGGAAGAAGCGGCGGAACTCACGATCTTCTTATCGGAAATCGTCGGGCCGGTCAACTTTACGGATATCTAA
- the ilvD gene encoding dihydroxy-acid dehydratase: MSKGKMRSDMIKKGFDRAPHRSLLRAAGVKEEDFDKPFIAVCNSYIDIVPGHVHLQEFGKIVKEAIREAGGVPFEFNTIGVDDGIAMGHIGMRYSLPSREIIADSLETVVSAHWFDGMVCIPNCDKITPGMMMGALRVNIPTLFVSGGPMKAGKTSDGRSISLSSVFEGVGAFQAGKLDEKGLQELEQYGCPTCGSCSGMFTANSMNCLAEGLGLALPGNGTILAVAPERKEFVRRSATQLMELIKTDIKPRDIVTIEAIDNAFALDMAMGGSTNTVLHTLALAHEAGIDYPIERINEVAKRVPHLAKIAPASDYHIEDVHNAGGVSAIINELLKKPGAIHGDRITVTGKTLSENVAGCDILNTDVIHTLDNPHSEEGGLAVLFGNLAPNGSIIKVGAVDKSVGGYHKGPAICFDSQEDALSGIANGKVKEGHVVVIRYEGPKGGPGMPEMLAPTSQIVGMGLGAKVGLITDGRFSGASRGISIGHISPEAAEGGPIAFVEDGDIIELDLTNRKIELLISEEEFDRRKANWKGFEPKVKTGYLARYSKLVTSASTGGVMKV, translated from the coding sequence ATGTCCAAAGGTAAAATGAGAAGTGACATGATTAAGAAGGGCTTTGATCGCGCCCCTCATCGCAGCTTGCTGCGTGCTGCCGGCGTCAAAGAAGAAGATTTCGACAAGCCGTTCATTGCGGTTTGCAATTCTTATATTGATATCGTTCCCGGCCACGTTCACCTGCAGGAATTCGGGAAAATCGTCAAAGAAGCGATCCGTGAAGCAGGCGGCGTTCCGTTTGAATTCAATACAATTGGCGTAGACGATGGGATTGCGATGGGGCATATCGGAATGAGATACTCCCTCCCAAGCCGTGAGATTATTGCCGATTCCTTGGAAACTGTCGTCTCCGCGCACTGGTTCGACGGTATGGTATGTATCCCGAACTGTGACAAAATTACACCGGGTATGATGATGGGTGCCCTGCGCGTCAATATTCCAACCCTCTTCGTAAGCGGTGGGCCGATGAAAGCGGGTAAAACTAGCGATGGCCGTTCGATTTCGTTGTCTTCCGTATTTGAGGGCGTAGGCGCTTTCCAAGCGGGCAAGCTTGATGAGAAGGGCCTTCAAGAGCTTGAGCAGTACGGCTGTCCTACTTGCGGATCCTGTTCCGGTATGTTCACTGCGAACTCGATGAACTGTCTGGCAGAAGGCCTAGGCCTTGCGCTGCCAGGCAACGGTACGATTCTTGCCGTCGCTCCAGAGCGCAAAGAGTTCGTAAGGCGTTCCGCAACGCAGCTGATGGAGCTGATTAAAACAGACATCAAGCCGCGTGATATCGTAACGATTGAAGCGATCGACAACGCGTTCGCTTTGGATATGGCGATGGGCGGCTCCACCAATACCGTTCTTCATACGCTGGCATTAGCGCATGAAGCGGGGATCGATTACCCGATCGAGCGCATCAACGAAGTTGCGAAGCGCGTGCCGCATCTGGCGAAGATCGCGCCAGCTTCCGATTATCATATTGAAGACGTGCATAACGCCGGCGGCGTGAGCGCGATTATTAACGAGCTGCTCAAAAAGCCGGGAGCGATCCACGGCGATCGTATCACTGTAACAGGCAAGACGCTGAGCGAGAACGTTGCCGGTTGCGACATTCTGAATACGGATGTCATTCACACGCTGGATAACCCACACTCCGAGGAAGGTGGACTAGCGGTTCTATTCGGTAACCTAGCTCCGAACGGTTCCATTATTAAGGTCGGTGCAGTAGACAAATCCGTAGGCGGCTACCATAAAGGGCCTGCCATTTGCTTCGACTCCCAAGAAGATGCTCTTTCAGGCATTGCGAACGGTAAAGTGAAGGAAGGCCACGTGGTGGTCATCCGATACGAAGGACCTAAGGGTGGACCGGGCATGCCGGAAATGCTCGCTCCGACTTCTCAAATCGTCGGAATGGGTCTTGGCGCGAAGGTTGGTCTGATTACGGACGGTCGTTTCTCCGGCGCATCCCGCGGGATCAGCATTGGTCACATTTCCCCGGAAGCGGCGGAAGGCGGTCCGATTGCATTCGTAGAAGACGGAGATATCATCGAGCTTGATCTGACCAATCGCAAGATTGAGCTTCTGATCAGCGAAGAAGAGTTCGATCGTCGTAAGGCGAACTGGAAAGGCTTTGAGCCGAAAGTAAAAACCGGTTACTTGGCCCGATATTCCAAGCTTGTTACATCCGCCAGCACAGGCGGCGTTATGAAAGTATAA
- a CDS encoding HRDC domain-containing protein, giving the protein MFLNSMEKATEEGRVRTAQVSICENQGSWVVMWNEIKEDGHSEQETWYEGLQWDEMLSSFRERVFMKQCDGFHPMLEMSVSEVDGLDGRAAFIQMLHFYSEKHSNEELYEALRQWRWKQASREGKAQFIIATNRLLKMISTFVPQTEEELLQLPGFGRTKSTMYSAEILALTVQSSQSGTFPLTWVEGKIDPLEFNAWLLEEKERKRKAEADKQEIKRKLLEAISRGEQLDQLIEQTRVQRRNLLLWIEELDRDGYDLESYIELMLEPIPAEERELAWKAFEQQGDRYLKPILQTVYKQEELSAKEADRIYEWLRLLRMKFRRANAMKAVEAF; this is encoded by the coding sequence ATGTTTTTGAACAGTATGGAAAAAGCGACGGAGGAGGGAAGAGTCCGAACGGCCCAGGTATCGATCTGCGAAAATCAAGGCTCATGGGTTGTCATGTGGAATGAAATCAAGGAAGATGGTCACTCAGAGCAGGAGACTTGGTACGAAGGATTGCAATGGGATGAGATGCTGTCCTCCTTCCGTGAGCGCGTATTTATGAAACAGTGTGATGGCTTTCACCCTATGCTTGAGATGAGCGTAAGTGAGGTGGATGGACTTGATGGACGCGCCGCGTTTATTCAAATGCTGCATTTCTACAGTGAAAAGCATTCAAATGAGGAGCTCTATGAGGCACTTCGTCAATGGCGATGGAAGCAGGCGTCGCGAGAGGGCAAAGCACAGTTCATCATTGCAACGAACCGTTTGCTCAAAATGATCAGCACATTCGTTCCCCAAACGGAAGAAGAGCTGCTGCAGCTGCCGGGATTTGGCCGAACCAAATCGACCATGTACAGCGCAGAAATTCTCGCATTGACCGTACAGTCCTCACAAAGCGGCACTTTTCCTTTGACTTGGGTGGAGGGAAAGATTGATCCATTGGAGTTCAATGCTTGGCTGTTGGAGGAGAAGGAACGGAAGCGGAAAGCGGAGGCGGATAAGCAGGAGATCAAGCGAAAGCTGCTTGAGGCAATCTCACGAGGAGAACAGCTGGACCAGCTGATTGAGCAAACCCGGGTTCAACGCAGAAACCTTCTTCTTTGGATCGAGGAACTGGACCGCGACGGTTACGATCTCGAAAGTTATATCGAGCTGATGCTCGAGCCGATTCCTGCGGAAGAAAGGGAGCTGGCTTGGAAAGCGTTCGAACAGCAGGGCGATCGCTATCTGAAGCCGATCCTGCAAACGGTCTACAAACAGGAGGAGCTCTCCGCCAAAGAGGCGGACCGCATCTACGAATGGCTGCGCCTGCTGCGGATGAAATTTCGCCGTGCGAATGCGATGAAGGCTGTTGAGGCGTTTTGA
- the corA gene encoding magnesium/cobalt transporter CorA, whose protein sequence is MKARLVQDGIFTLVEDITQTAYPPQHGFYWIDAEPEDLDILQSLFHLHELAVEDVLTEEEQRPKIELYDTHYFIVVNSIRFDDEEIFLRALNMFLGKHYIITITRQKINEIRALKPVLWEEEVTSPDQFLYHLMDLIVDNYTIVGDRIDAKIEKLEEDILMHTKKSHLNEIIGLRSEILWLRKVLVPQKEVLYTLHKKELRLISEPLKKYFGDIYENAVKISETFDTLRDLMGNLREAYQSSLAGRANDIMRVFTALTTIFMPLTFITGIYGMNFDYIPGLHSAYGGIAAVVFMVLVGISMFVLFRKKDWL, encoded by the coding sequence ATGAAGGCACGATTGGTGCAAGATGGTATTTTTACACTTGTGGAAGACATTACTCAGACCGCCTATCCGCCTCAGCATGGATTTTATTGGATTGATGCCGAGCCGGAAGATTTGGATATTTTACAGTCCTTATTCCATCTTCATGAATTAGCCGTGGAGGACGTGCTTACCGAAGAAGAGCAGCGTCCAAAAATTGAGCTATATGATACGCATTATTTCATCGTGGTCAACAGCATCCGCTTTGACGATGAAGAAATTTTCCTTCGCGCCCTCAATATGTTTCTGGGCAAACATTATATTATCACCATAACGAGGCAGAAAATCAATGAAATTCGGGCGTTAAAGCCCGTGCTTTGGGAAGAAGAGGTCACCTCTCCCGACCAATTTTTGTACCATCTGATGGATTTGATCGTGGACAATTACACCATTGTCGGCGACCGGATCGATGCAAAGATTGAAAAACTGGAAGAAGACATATTAATGCATACGAAGAAGTCGCATTTGAACGAAATTATCGGACTTCGAAGCGAAATCCTATGGCTGAGGAAAGTACTCGTTCCGCAGAAAGAAGTGCTATACACGCTTCATAAAAAAGAACTCCGGCTGATCAGCGAGCCGCTCAAAAAATATTTTGGCGACATCTATGAGAATGCTGTTAAAATTTCAGAAACATTTGATACGCTGCGTGACCTGATGGGCAACTTGCGGGAGGCTTACCAATCCAGCCTGGCGGGCCGCGCGAACGATATCATGCGCGTATTCACCGCGCTTACAACGATCTTCATGCCGCTGACGTTTATCACGGGCATCTACGGTATGAACTTCGATTATATCCCTGGACTACATTCTGCGTATGGCGGAATCGCCGCCGTCGTGTTTATGGTCCTTGTCGGTATATCTATGTTCGTGTTATTCCGCAAAAAAGACTGGCTCTAA
- the metA gene encoding homoserine O-succinyltransferase has protein sequence MPIKVPDHLPAKEILINENIFVMDESVAYRQDIRPLRIAILNLMPTKETTETQLLRLIGNTPLQVEFVLLHPKTHTSKNTSPEHLEQFYKTFDDVKDERLDGMIITGAPVEQMDFEDVNYWDEIKQIMEWSKTHVTSTLHICWAAQAGLYHHFGVPKYPLEEKMFGVFPHTITRSNVKLLRGFDESYLVPQSRHTEVRREDILKVPELEILSVSEEAGVYIAATHDGKQIFVTGHSEYDACSLKLEYDRDINKGLNIAVPKNYYPNDDPSRLPLNTWRAHANLLFSNWLNYYVYQETPFDLHKGEYAR, from the coding sequence ATGCCTATTAAGGTTCCAGACCATCTGCCCGCCAAAGAAATATTGATCAACGAGAATATTTTCGTTATGGACGAAAGTGTAGCGTATCGTCAAGATATCCGGCCGCTACGAATCGCCATACTGAATTTGATGCCGACTAAAGAGACGACGGAAACGCAGCTGCTGCGGCTGATCGGAAACACTCCGCTGCAAGTCGAATTCGTCCTGCTGCATCCGAAAACACATACATCTAAGAATACATCGCCCGAACATTTGGAACAATTCTACAAAACGTTCGATGATGTGAAGGATGAGCGCTTGGACGGCATGATTATCACCGGGGCCCCGGTGGAGCAGATGGACTTTGAAGACGTGAACTACTGGGATGAGATTAAGCAAATCATGGAATGGAGCAAGACGCACGTCACCTCTACACTCCATATTTGCTGGGCGGCGCAAGCCGGGCTGTATCATCACTTCGGCGTCCCGAAATACCCGTTGGAGGAAAAGATGTTCGGCGTGTTCCCGCATACGATTACAAGGTCCAATGTCAAGCTGCTCCGCGGCTTCGACGAATCGTACTTGGTACCTCAATCGCGCCATACCGAGGTGCGCCGTGAGGACATATTGAAAGTACCGGAGCTGGAAATCCTCTCCGTATCGGAGGAAGCAGGCGTTTATATCGCCGCTACCCATGACGGAAAGCAAATCTTTGTTACAGGACATTCGGAATACGACGCGTGTTCGCTCAAATTGGAGTATGACCGCGATATTAATAAAGGATTGAACATTGCCGTCCCGAAAAATTATTACCCGAACGATGATCCGAGCAGGCTGCCGCTCAATACATGGCGGGCGCATGCCAATCTGTTGTTCTCCAACTGGCTCAATTATTATGTGTACCAAGAGACTCCGTTTGATCTGCACAAGGGGGAATATGCAAGATGA
- a CDS encoding aminotransferase class I/II-fold pyridoxal phosphate-dependent enzyme gives MSNSNQEKRLRIESRLAQIGSQEEPVTGAVSFPIYQSTAFRHPRLGQSTGFDYARTKSPTRKVLEDAIAELESGDAGFACSSGMAALQTIFALFSQGDHLIVSLDLYGGTYRLLERIMSRFGVTASYVDTNNMDDLEANIKTNTKAILIETPTNPLMMITDLELVCSWAKKKGILSIVDNTLLTPFFQRPIELGADIVIHSATKYLGGHNDVLAGLIVTKGKELSEEMAFLHNSIGAVLNPQDSWLLMRGMKTLAIRMERHQANAKAIAAFLQSHPQVEAVYYPALPDHPGHDIQNKQSSGNSGIFSFKMKDTRYIEPILRHIQLIAFAESLGGVESLMTYPAVQTHADIPEEIRRKIGVDDKLLRYSVGIEHAEDLITDLSRAIEMARQEIEADQPLTRG, from the coding sequence ATGAGTAACAGTAATCAAGAGAAACGATTAAGAATTGAAAGCCGGCTGGCTCAAATAGGCTCTCAGGAGGAGCCGGTGACCGGAGCAGTCAGTTTCCCGATCTATCAATCGACTGCGTTCCGTCATCCAAGGCTGGGGCAAAGCACCGGTTTCGACTATGCGCGTACGAAGAGCCCTACGCGAAAAGTGCTCGAAGACGCCATTGCAGAGCTGGAGTCCGGAGATGCGGGGTTTGCCTGCAGCTCCGGTATGGCGGCATTACAGACGATTTTCGCTCTGTTCAGTCAAGGCGATCATTTGATCGTTTCGCTTGATTTATACGGTGGTACATACCGTCTCTTGGAGCGCATTATGTCGCGTTTTGGGGTAACGGCCTCTTATGTGGATACCAACAATATGGATGACCTTGAAGCCAATATCAAAACGAACACCAAGGCGATTCTGATCGAAACGCCTACGAATCCGCTCATGATGATTACGGATTTGGAGCTTGTGTGCTCTTGGGCCAAAAAGAAAGGGATTCTCTCTATCGTCGATAACACGCTATTGACTCCTTTCTTCCAGAGGCCGATCGAGCTCGGTGCCGACATCGTCATTCACAGCGCCACCAAATATCTAGGCGGTCATAACGATGTCCTTGCCGGCCTCATCGTAACAAAAGGCAAAGAGCTATCGGAGGAAATGGCCTTCCTGCACAATTCCATCGGCGCGGTGCTGAATCCGCAGGACAGCTGGCTGCTGATGCGCGGGATGAAGACGCTGGCGATCCGTATGGAACGCCATCAAGCGAATGCGAAGGCTATCGCTGCGTTCCTGCAGTCCCACCCGCAGGTGGAGGCCGTTTATTATCCGGCCCTTCCGGACCATCCGGGGCATGACATTCAGAACAAGCAATCCTCTGGCAACAGCGGTATCTTTTCCTTCAAAATGAAGGATACGCGCTACATCGAGCCGATTCTGCGGCATATCCAGCTTATCGCTTTCGCGGAAAGTTTGGGTGGGGTTGAATCGCTGATGACGTATCCGGCTGTCCAAACGCATGCAGACATTCCTGAGGAGATTCGCCGAAAGATCGGTGTGGATGACAAGCTGCTGCGCTATTCCGTTGGGATTGAACACGCTGAAGATTTGATTACGGATTTATCTCGGGCCATTGAGATGGCCCGGCAGGAGATTGAAGCAGATCAGCCGCTTACGCGAGGATAA
- the mqnC gene encoding cyclic dehypoxanthinyl futalosine synthase: MSSIDRILEHALAGNRISLEDCMALYESDEIEKMGHTANQIMLKHHPDPITTFVIGRNVNYTNICDVYCRFCAFYRAPGSKDGYVLPDDVIFQKIQETMDVNGTEILMQGGTNPDLPFTFYTNLLHEIKKRFPEITMHSFSPAEIMKMKEVSNGLTLEEVVRALHEAGLDSLPGGGAEILDDRTRRKISRLKGSWRDWMDVMQTAHRVGMHTTGTMVIGFGESIEERALHLQRIRDAQDECITNGWNTPGFLAFISWTFQPENTNMKAEKLGAEDYLKNVAISRIMLDNIPNFQSSWVTMGPEVGKLSLHYGCNDFGSTMIEENVVSAAGTTHKVNIGSTLQLIREAGKIPAQRNTKYQILRVFEDESVPVDKDFIMQN, encoded by the coding sequence ATGAGTTCCATCGACCGGATATTGGAGCATGCGCTGGCCGGGAATCGGATCAGCTTGGAAGATTGCATGGCGCTTTATGAATCGGATGAAATTGAAAAAATGGGTCATACGGCCAATCAGATTATGCTGAAGCATCACCCGGACCCGATTACGACCTTTGTTATCGGACGGAATGTGAACTATACAAATATTTGCGATGTGTACTGCCGGTTTTGCGCATTCTACAGGGCACCAGGCTCGAAGGATGGATATGTGCTGCCGGATGATGTCATTTTCCAAAAAATTCAGGAAACGATGGATGTCAATGGTACGGAAATCCTAATGCAGGGCGGTACGAACCCGGACCTTCCTTTCACGTTCTATACGAATTTACTGCATGAGATTAAGAAGCGGTTCCCGGAGATCACGATGCACTCCTTCTCTCCTGCGGAGATCATGAAGATGAAAGAAGTATCGAACGGTCTCACGCTGGAAGAGGTTGTCCGCGCGCTTCACGAAGCGGGTCTTGATTCACTTCCGGGTGGCGGCGCAGAAATTTTGGATGACCGGACACGACGCAAGATCAGCCGTCTGAAAGGTTCCTGGCGCGATTGGATGGATGTGATGCAGACGGCTCACCGTGTCGGGATGCACACGACGGGTACCATGGTCATCGGCTTTGGGGAATCTATAGAAGAGCGGGCTCTGCATCTACAGCGCATACGCGACGCCCAAGATGAATGCATCACGAATGGTTGGAATACGCCGGGCTTTCTGGCCTTCATCTCATGGACCTTCCAGCCGGAAAACACCAATATGAAGGCCGAGAAGCTGGGAGCGGAGGATTATCTCAAGAATGTGGCGATCAGCCGCATCATGCTGGATAACATTCCAAACTTCCAATCTTCTTGGGTGACAATGGGTCCGGAAGTGGGCAAGCTGTCCCTGCATTACGGCTGCAACGATTTCGGTTCAACGATGATCGAAGAGAATGTAGTGTCCGCTGCCGGAACCACGCACAAGGTGAACATCGGCTCGACGCTGCAGCTTATTCGCGAAGCGGGCAAAATTCCTGCACAGCGTAATACCAAATATCAGATTCTGCGCGTGT